A single genomic interval of Candidatus Eisenbacteria bacterium harbors:
- a CDS encoding alpha/beta hydrolase — MAIWRHLLRPLLPWLGRIAVGLVAMLALGWMIGLALIYRAEPETGATLPAGVAGRLVTAGGHTVHVVEAGAGDPLLLVHGFAGSTYDWEAQVLEPLARSHRAIAVDLLGMGFSARGSDLAYGYALWSQQLADVMDALGIVMATVVGHSLGGAVASIFAAEHGGRVEKLVLVAPLVPLEWSERAWFFNAMELPGVGELMLGTADHLPQLPGFDDPYHARAHEIFRIHGTRRALLTYLRHGRDTPRLVAAYRQIVAPTLIVSGTADDVIPHAAVRRWATAIHDALVLPLDGVGHWVMRDAPARLVAAIDDLDRR, encoded by the coding sequence ATGGCCATCTGGCGCCATCTCCTCCGCCCCCTGCTCCCGTGGCTCGGCCGCATCGCGGTCGGCCTGGTCGCGATGCTCGCGCTCGGCTGGATGATCGGGCTCGCGCTCATCTACCGCGCCGAGCCCGAAACGGGTGCGACCCTTCCCGCCGGTGTCGCCGGTCGTCTCGTCACGGCCGGCGGGCATACCGTGCACGTCGTCGAGGCCGGCGCGGGCGACCCGCTGCTGCTCGTGCACGGCTTCGCGGGCAGCACCTACGATTGGGAGGCACAGGTGTTGGAGCCTCTCGCGCGCTCGCACCGCGCGATCGCGGTCGACCTCCTCGGCATGGGCTTCAGCGCGCGGGGGAGCGACCTCGCCTACGGCTACGCTCTGTGGAGCCAGCAGCTCGCCGACGTCATGGACGCGCTCGGCATCGTCATGGCGACGGTCGTCGGGCACTCGCTCGGCGGCGCCGTCGCGTCGATCTTTGCGGCCGAGCACGGCGGTCGCGTCGAGAAGCTCGTGCTGGTGGCGCCGCTCGTGCCGCTCGAGTGGTCCGAGCGGGCGTGGTTCTTCAACGCGATGGAGCTGCCGGGCGTAGGCGAGCTCATGCTGGGGACGGCCGACCACCTGCCGCAGCTCCCCGGCTTCGACGATCCGTACCACGCTCGCGCCCACGAGATCTTCCGCATCCACGGCACGCGGCGCGCGCTGCTCACCTACCTGCGCCACGGCCGCGACACGCCACGACTCGTCGCCGCCTACCGCCAGATCGTGGCCCCGACCCTCATCGTGTCGGGGACCGCCGACGACGTCATACCGCACGCGGCCGTTCGGCGCTGGGCGACGGCGATCCACGACGCGCTGGTCCTGCCCCTGGACGGCGTCGGACACTGGGTCATGCGCGACGCGCCGGCGCGCCTCGTCGCGGCCATCGATGACCTCGACCGCCGCTGA